From the Limisphaerales bacterium genome, one window contains:
- a CDS encoding substrate-binding domain-containing protein, with protein sequence MTDNEHQYGARGGNGMLWLALTALAIGCLAVFLQNKFTDNPSSGSRAGQAKSLTVYCAAGVRLAVEEVAKQFETEMGVTVKLEYANSGVLANRLKMDKKGGLAIADVYIPADYSYTEKAAADGLTRESLRVATWQVVLGVKSGANIDVNNCDDVLSSNLSFVMCDPLAGVGKKTKKMLEQSGHWAAINQAKASSFPTVTEAALAVKENAGTQAAFVWDSVARQHGLRVIELPELKASRANISVAVTASTDRPTLALQFARFLAAPDKGGNVFARHKYRPLAGDAWAKVPELRVDCGGVNREAVEKTIREFEAREGCVINMVYAGCGTLVGKMQTGEKGLPDLFMTCDATYLEMAQSKMGNPFGPDLNISSTRIVMLVERGNPKGLQTLADLAQPELRIGVTEPKASTLGKLSEELLRETGQWDAIEKNIPVKHDTAHTLIQSMEAGGKLDVVLVYEANIQHLKTKFDAVPLKPARAIAVQNIAARKDTAYPRLAQRLMQHVTSDASRHRFEQLGFNWEADIE encoded by the coding sequence GTGACTGATAACGAACATCAATACGGCGCGCGTGGTGGTAACGGAATGCTTTGGCTCGCGCTCACCGCGTTAGCCATCGGTTGCCTCGCGGTTTTCCTGCAGAATAAATTCACCGACAACCCTTCCTCCGGTTCGCGCGCTGGGCAGGCGAAAAGTCTGACCGTGTATTGCGCCGCCGGCGTTCGGCTCGCGGTGGAGGAGGTGGCGAAGCAATTCGAAACCGAAATGGGCGTCACCGTGAAGCTCGAGTACGCTAACAGCGGCGTACTCGCCAACCGCCTTAAAATGGATAAGAAAGGTGGCCTCGCCATTGCGGACGTTTACATTCCCGCGGATTATTCCTACACAGAAAAAGCTGCGGCCGATGGTCTCACGCGGGAATCGTTGCGCGTGGCTACGTGGCAAGTGGTGCTTGGCGTAAAATCGGGTGCAAATATCGATGTAAACAATTGCGATGATGTGTTGAGTTCAAATTTGTCTTTTGTCATGTGCGACCCGCTCGCGGGTGTTGGCAAAAAAACCAAAAAAATGCTCGAGCAATCCGGCCATTGGGCGGCCATCAATCAGGCGAAGGCGTCTTCCTTTCCCACCGTCACCGAGGCCGCACTGGCGGTGAAAGAAAATGCGGGAACGCAAGCTGCGTTTGTATGGGATTCCGTGGCGCGCCAGCATGGGCTGCGCGTCATCGAGTTGCCGGAACTCAAAGCAAGCCGCGCAAACATTTCTGTGGCGGTGACGGCTTCAACGGATCGGCCGACATTGGCGTTGCAGTTCGCGCGTTTTCTCGCCGCGCCGGATAAAGGCGGGAACGTGTTTGCGCGTCACAAATACCGGCCGCTTGCCGGCGATGCGTGGGCCAAGGTGCCGGAGCTGCGCGTAGATTGCGGTGGCGTCAATCGTGAAGCGGTTGAAAAAACCATCCGCGAATTCGAGGCGCGTGAAGGCTGCGTCATCAACATGGTTTACGCTGGGTGCGGAACGCTCGTTGGCAAAATGCAAACCGGCGAAAAGGGCCTGCCCGATTTGTTTATGACCTGCGACGCCACCTATCTCGAAATGGCCCAAAGCAAAATGGGGAACCCGTTTGGGCCGGATTTGAATATTTCCAGCACGCGCATTGTGATGCTGGTGGAACGCGGCAATCCAAAAGGCCTCCAAACGCTTGCCGACCTCGCGCAGCCTGAATTGCGTATTGGTGTGACCGAGCCCAAGGCCAGCACACTCGGCAAACTCAGTGAAGAATTGCTTCGCGAAACCGGCCAGTGGGACGCCATCGAAAAAAATATTCCGGTGAAGCATGATACCGCCCACACGCTCATTCAAAGTATGGAAGCGGGCGGCAAGCTCGACGTGGTGCTCGTCTACGAGGCAAACATTCAGCATCTCAAAACCAAGTTTGACGCCGTGCCGCTTAAGCCCGCGCGTGCCATTGCCGTGCAAAACATCGCCGCCCGCAAGGACACCGCTTACCCCCGGCTTGCGCAACGGCTGATGCAACACGTCACTTCGGACGCCTCGCGCCACCGCTTCGAGCAGCTCGGCTTCAACTGGGAGGCTGACATTGAATGA
- a CDS encoding ABC transporter permease has protein sequence MLSLISCTITTMLSVWVAVPIGYIMSRFEFRGKPLIDTLLDIPIVLPPLVVGLSLLILFRYAPDWLSDSVVYKWPAVVLAQFMVACAFAVRTMRVTFDQIPHRYEQVALTLGCNRQQAFWKVIMPQAKGGLLAAATLSWARALGEFGPILVFAGATRQKTEVLPTSAFLELQAGRTEGMLAVSLIMIGAAVVVFLIARTLGMKRIFA, from the coding sequence ATGCTGAGCCTCATCAGTTGCACCATCACCACGATGCTTTCGGTTTGGGTGGCCGTGCCGATTGGTTATATAATGAGCCGTTTTGAGTTTCGCGGTAAACCGCTCATCGACACGCTGCTTGATATTCCCATCGTGCTGCCGCCGCTGGTTGTTGGGCTTTCGCTGTTGATTCTGTTTCGCTACGCGCCCGATTGGCTTAGCGATTCGGTCGTGTACAAATGGCCCGCTGTGGTGCTCGCGCAATTTATGGTGGCCTGCGCTTTCGCCGTGCGGACGATGCGCGTGACCTTCGATCAAATCCCGCACCGCTACGAGCAAGTCGCGCTCACGCTCGGTTGCAATCGGCAGCAAGCATTTTGGAAGGTCATAATGCCCCAGGCCAAAGGTGGGTTGCTCGCAGCCGCCACGCTTTCGTGGGCGCGGGCGCTGGGCGAGTTTGGTCCGATCCTTGTCTTTGCCGGTGCCACGCGACAAAAAACTGAGGTGCTGCCCACGAGCGCATTTCTTGAACTTCAAGCCGGCCGCACCGAAGGAATGTTGGCGGTGTCGCTCATTATGATTGGCGCGGCGGTCGTTGTTTTCCTCATTGCCCGTACGCTCGGGATGAAACGAATCTTTGCGTGA
- a CDS encoding ATP-binding cassette domain-containing protein: MIALKNILIRQGSFELSGINLTLAAGEYGVLMGRSGCGKTTILEAICGLRSIESGSIHLGNEEVAGLLPAERGVGYVPQDRALFPTMIVREQLAFALVLRNQPQTQIAARVNELAKLLGIIHLLDRAPDKLSGGEAQRVALGRALAHRPAVLCLDEPLSALDEELHEEMCRLLEHIHRETGVTILHITHSPSEAKRLAGCHFRMENGSVVRESD; the protein is encoded by the coding sequence GTGATCGCTCTCAAAAACATTTTAATACGGCAAGGCAGCTTTGAATTGAGCGGCATAAACCTCACGCTTGCTGCTGGCGAATACGGCGTGCTTATGGGGCGCAGCGGTTGCGGCAAGACGACCATCCTCGAAGCCATCTGCGGCCTGCGATCCATCGAGAGCGGCAGCATTCATTTGGGCAACGAGGAAGTCGCCGGGCTCCTCCCCGCCGAGCGCGGTGTGGGTTATGTGCCGCAAGATCGCGCGTTGTTTCCTACGATGATTGTCCGCGAGCAACTGGCCTTTGCCCTTGTCCTTCGCAACCAACCCCAAACTCAAATTGCCGCGCGTGTCAATGAACTCGCCAAATTGCTCGGCATCATCCATCTCCTTGATCGCGCGCCGGACAAACTCAGTGGCGGCGAAGCTCAACGCGTCGCCCTCGGCCGCGCCCTCGCGCATCGCCCCGCCGTGTTATGCCTTGACGAACCGCTTAGCGCGCTGGACGAAGAACTCCACGAAGAAATGTGTCGCCTCCTTGAGCACATCCACCGCGAAACCGGCGTCACCATCCTCCATATCACCCACAGCCCCAGCGAAGCCAAGCGCTTGGCAGGCTGTCATTTCCGAATGGAAAATGGCAGTGTCGTCCGCGAGAGCGACTAA
- a CDS encoding HesA/MoeB/ThiF family protein codes for MPNENNLPELTALEQEVYSWQTTIEDFGETGQRKLKAASVMVSRIGGLGGLVAYELAAAGIGKLILAHGGNLRPSDLNRQLLMSESALNTSRIDCAVKRLREINPRLEIVSLPENVNETNAAELVAAAEVVVDCAPLFEERFFMNREAVRQGKPLVECAMFELEAHITSFKPGVTGCLQCLYPEKPDYWQRRFPVFGAVSGMVGCLGAMEAIKIIAGLGEPLYGRLLTCDLKMMKFNQVRLRPRPGCPVCGGQG; via the coding sequence ATGCCCAACGAAAACAATTTGCCCGAACTCACTGCCCTCGAGCAGGAAGTGTACTCGTGGCAAACCACGATCGAAGATTTTGGCGAAACCGGCCAGCGCAAACTCAAGGCGGCCAGTGTGATGGTGAGCCGCATTGGCGGCCTTGGCGGGTTGGTGGCGTATGAGCTAGCCGCTGCGGGCATTGGTAAACTCATCCTTGCCCATGGCGGAAATCTCCGGCCTTCGGATTTGAACCGACAACTTTTAATGTCCGAATCGGCGTTGAACACTTCGCGCATCGACTGCGCGGTGAAACGTTTGCGCGAAATCAATCCGCGTCTTGAAATTGTTTCCCTGCCTGAAAACGTCAATGAGACAAACGCCGCCGAACTTGTCGCCGCTGCTGAGGTAGTGGTTGACTGCGCACCGCTATTCGAAGAACGATTTTTTATGAACCGTGAAGCTGTGCGGCAGGGCAAGCCGCTCGTCGAATGTGCGATGTTCGAATTGGAAGCCCACATCACCAGCTTCAAGCCCGGTGTCACCGGTTGTCTTCAGTGCCTTTATCCTGAGAAGCCCGATTACTGGCAGCGGCGTTTCCCGGTTTTTGGCGCAGTGTCCGGAATGGTCGGCTGCCTCGGCGCGATGGAAGCTATCAAAATCATCGCTGGATTGGGCGAACCGTTGTACGGTCGCTTGTTGACGTGTGATTTAAAAATGATGAAATTTAACCAAGTGCGGTTACGTCCAAGGCCCGGCTGCCCCGTGTGTGGCGGACAAGGATGA